A window of the Saccharomyces eubayanus strain FM1318 chromosome II, whole genome shotgun sequence genome harbors these coding sequences:
- the RPL32 gene encoding 60S ribosomal eL32 domain-containing protein, which produces MRDSHIQSFFRLTFLESVILTKCFRLQIFFARFFYFFNQMASLPHPKIVKKHTKKFKRHHSDRYHRVSENWRKQKGIDSVVRRRFRGNISEPKIGYGSNKKTKFLSPSGHKIFLVANVKDLETLTMHTKSYAAEIAHNISAKNRVVILARAKALGVKVTNPKGRLALEA; this is translated from the coding sequence ATGCGAGATTCTCATATTCAATCATTCTTCAGGTTAACGTTTCTTGAATCTGTTATACTAACAAAATGTTTCCGTTTGCAAATCTTTTTTGCTcgttttttctatttttttaatcaGATGGCCTCCTTACCTCACCCAAAGATTGTCAAGAAGCACACCAAGAAGTTCAAGCGTCACCACTCTGACCGTTACCACAGAGTCTCTGAAAACTGGAGAAAGCAAAAGGGTATTGACTCTGTTgttagaagaagattcaGAGGTAACATCTCTGAACCAAAGATCGGTTACGGTTCTAACAAGAAGACTAAGTTTTTGTCTCCATCTGGTCACAAGATTTTCTTGGTTGCTAACGTCAAGGATTTGGAAACTTTGACCATGCACACCAAGTCTTACGCTGCTGAAATTGCCCACAACATTTCTGCCAAGAACAGAGTTGTCATTTTGGCCAGAGCTAAGGCTTTAGGTGTCAAAGTCACCAACCCAAAGGGTCGTTTGGCTTTGGAAGCttaa
- the SCS22 gene encoding phospholipid metabolism-regulating protein SCS22, producing MNDTKLLSNWAKLEEQYKDVMVFQKVKVSYSAMPSQKASDRQGSTSTSSAREQGLNPTTLLVMTLVALLLNWLYY from the coding sequence ATGAATGATACGAAGCTATTGTCCAACTGGGCTAAGCTCGAAGAACAATACAAGGACGTCATGGTCTTTCAGAAAGTAAAAGTGTCTTACTCCGCGATGCCGAGCCAGAAGGCATCCGATAGGCAAGGTTCGACATCAACATCATCTGCTAGAGAGCAGGGTCTAAATCCAACCACGTTACTTGTCATGACCCTGGTCGCGTTGCTTTTGAACTGGTTATACTACTAA
- the MAP2 gene encoding methionine aminopeptidase produces the protein MSDGKVENATVSELKELHLENEAIEPQGETIVDESGPTENKKKKNKKKKKKKSNVKKIELLFPDGKYPEGEWMDYHQDFNLERTTDEESRYLKRDLERAEHWNDVRKGAEIHRRVRRVIKDKIVPGMKLMDIADMIENSTRKFTGAEDLLAMDNPKSQGIGFPTGLSLNHCAAHFTPNAGDKTVLKYEDVMKVDYGVQINGNIIDSAFTVAFDPQYDNLLAAVKDATYTGIKEAGIDVRLTDIGEAIQEVMESYEVEINGETFQVKPCRNLCGHNIGPYSIHGGKSVPIVKNGDTTKMEEGEHFAIETFGSTGRGYVTSGGEVSHYARSRDEQQVMPTLDSAKNLLKVIDRNFGTLPFCRRYLDRLGQEKYLFALNNLVRHGLVQDYPPLNDIPGSYTAQFEHTILLHANKKEVVSKGDDY, from the coding sequence ATGTCCGATGGCAAAGTAGAAAATGCTACTGTATCAGAATTGAAGGAATTACATTTAGAAAATGAGGCTATCGAGCCGCAGGGCGAAACCATAGTTGACGAATCAGGCCCAACggaaaataagaagaagaagaacaagaaaaagaagaagaagaagagcaatgtgaagaaaattgaatTGCTGTTCCCAGATGGGAAGTATCCAGAAGGTGAGTGGATGGACTACCACCAGGATTTCAATCTAGAAAGAACCACTGACGAAGAATCCcgttatttgaaaagagactTGGAAAGGGCCGAACATTGGAATGATGTTAGAAAAGGTGCTGAAATCCATCGCCGTGTGAGAAGAGTCATCAAGGACAAGATAGTTCCAGGGATGAAGTTAATGGATATCGCCGATATGATTGAAAATTCCACCAGAAAGTTTACCGGTGCAGAAGACTTATTAGCGATGGATAATCCAAAATCTCAAGGTATCGGGTTCCCTACAGGCCTTTCCCTTAACCACTGTGCTGCACATTTCACACCAAATGCAGGCGACAAGACCGTCTTGAAATACGAAGACGTGATGAAAGTGGACTATGGTGTACAGATAAACGGTAACATCATTGACTCCGCTTTTACCGTTGCGTTTGACCCGCAATACGACAACTTGCTGGCTGCCGTCAAGGATGCCACTTACACGGGTATCAAAGAAGCCGGTATCGATGTCAGACTGACTGACATTGGTGAAGCCATCCAAGAAGTCATGGAATCCTACGAAGTGGAGATCAATGGCGAAACTTTCCAAGTAAAACCCTGTCGTAACCTTTGCGGGCACAATATCGGACCGTACAGTATCCATGGTGGTAAGTCCGTCCCAATTGTCAAGAATGGGGACACCACAAAGATGGAGGAAGGTGAACATTTCGCCATCGAAACTTTTGGCTCTACTGGTAGAGGTTATGTCACTTCCGGCGGGGAAGTTTCCCACTATGCCAGATCTCGCGACGAGCAACAAGTAATGCCCACATTGGACAGTGCCAAAAACTTATTGAAAGTCATAGACCGTAACTTTGGAACTTTACCCTTCTGCCGTCGATATCTGGACAGACTGGGCCAAGAGAAATACTTATTTGCATTGAATAACTTGGTCAGACACGGTTTAGTGCAGGACTATCCTCCATTAAACGATATTCCAGGCTCCTACACCGCGCAATTCGAACACACTATTCTGTTGCATGCGAACAAGAAGGAAGTCGTCTCTAAAGGTGATGACTACTAA
- the MRP21 gene encoding mitochondrial 37S ribosomal protein bS21m: protein MLRSSCRLSRSSLRRNFTTAGFLRQQNSDIDRIILNPIKLAQGNKNNDGQASKLNSNSADILSMEIPIDMMQSAGRINRRELLSEAEIARGSVENAQMRFNSGKSIIVNKNNPAESFKRLNRVMFENNIPGDKKSQRFYMKPGKVAELKKSQRHRKEFMMGFKRLIDIVKDAKRKGY from the coding sequence ATGTTGAGGAGCTCGTGTAGGCTTTCAAGGTCCTCtttaagaagaaattttacaaCCGCAGGTTTTTTGCGTCAGCAAAACTCTGACATCGACAGAATTATATTAAATCCAATCAAACTGGCTCAAGGGAACAAGAACAATGATGGCCAAGCTTCTAAACTCAATAGTAACAGCGCAGATATACTATCGATGGAAATTCCAATAGATATGATGCAGTCAGCAGGACGAATCAACAGGAGGGAGCTTCTATCCGAGGCAGAGATTGCTAGGGGTAGTGTGGAAAACGCTCAAATGAGATTCAATTCAGGGAAATCAATAATCgtaaacaagaacaaccCTGCTGAATCATTCAAGAGGTTAAACAGAGTTATgtttgaaaataacattCCTGGAGATAAGAAAAGTCAACGATTTTACATGAAACCAGGAAAAGTGGCTGAGTTGAAGAAGTCTCAAAGACATAGAAAAGAGTTCATGATGGGGTTCAAAAGATTAATTGATATTGTGAAAGACGCCAAGAGGAAAGGATACTGA
- the AVT5 gene encoding amino acid transporter yields the protein MPSDPRSGVLTLLHTACGAGVLAMPFAFKPFGLMPALITLTFCGVCSMCGLLLQTRIVKYVPKSENASFAKLTQLINPSLSIVFDFAIAVKCFGVGVSYLIIVGDLMPQIMSSILYRNDDNTGDSQEHHWFLDRRLYISLVITFVIAPLCFKKSLNSLRHASMIAIVSVAYLCGLIIYHFLNRSQLERGQVYFMTPHQDAQSHSSLTTLPIFVFAYTCHHNMFSVINEQADKSFKILRKIPIVAISLAYILYIVIGGTGYMTFGDNIVGNIITLYPNSIYTTIGRLAMLLLVTLAFPLQCHPCRSSIKNMIVFIENLRKGTTHDTTTGFIPLDNLSSEDPQEIAQQDNEQSNLPGESIRQTNVITLCILIFSYLLAISITSLAKVLAIVGATGSTSISFILPGLFGYKLIGSEFTNRNDRVPTSVKIFKYLGLFLFIWGIAVMVTSLFATAFLGSSSH from the coding sequence ATGCCATCAGACCCACGTTCAGGGGTCTTGACTCTGCTCCATACAGCATGCGGTGCAGGCGTATTAGCTATGCCGTTTGCATTCAAGCCGTTTGGGTTAATGCCAGCTTTGATAACACTGACGTTCTGTGGAGTATGTTCCATGTGTGGGTTGCTATTGCAGACGCGAATAGTGAAGTACGTACCTAAATCTGAAAACGCTTCATTTGCTAAACTCACACAACTAATCAACCCATCGTTGAGTATagtatttgattttgccATTGCTGTTAAGTGTTTTGGAGTTGGTGTCTCTTACTTGATTATTGTCGGAGACCTGATGCCACAGATAATGTCATCGATCTTATACCGTAATGATGATAACACCGGGGATTCGCAAGAGCATCACTGGTTCTTGGACAGGCGATTATACATATCTTTAGTCATAACGTTTGTCATTGCTCCCTTATGCTTCAAGAAAAGCCTAAATTCTCTACGGCATGCTTCTATGATTGCTATTGTTAGTGTTGCTTATTTGTGTGGCTTGATTATTTACCATTTTCTAAATCGGTCCCAATTAGAGAGAGGCCAAGTCTATTTTATGACACCCCACCAAGATGCCCAATCTCATTCATCTCTGACAACGTTGCCGATTTTTGTGTTTGCTTATACTTGTCATCATAATATGTTTAGTGTCATTAATGAACAAGCAGACAAGAGCTTCAAGATCCTCAGAAAAATTCCTATTGTTGCCATTTCTTTGGCCTATATTTTATACATCGTTATTGGTGGAACAGGTTATATGACCTTCGGTGATAATATTGTTGGGAATATTATCACACTATACCCGAACTCCATATACACCACCATCGGAAGGCTGGCTATGCTACTACTCGTTACGTTAGCATTCCCGCTACAATGTCATCCCTGTAGATCGTCCATAAAAAACATGattgtttttattgaaaactTAAGAAAGGGCACGACGCATGATACCACGACTGGCTTTATTCCTCTAGACAATCTAAGTAGTGAAGATCCCCAAGAAATAGCACAACAAGACAACGAGCAATCAAATCTGCCAGGTGAATCAATAAGACAAACTAATGTCATCACTCTTTGTatcttgatattttcataTTTGTTGGCCATTTCAATTACTTCCCTGGCCAAAGTCCTAGCCATTGTTGGAGCTACGGGATCCACATCtatctcttttattttacCTGGTCTTTTTGGCTACAAATTAATCGGCTCAGAGTTTACCAACAGGAATGACAGAGTGCCGACAAGTGTAAAGATTTTCAAGTATTTAGGTCTATTCCTATTTATTTGGGGTATAGCAGTAATGGTAACTTCTTTATTTGCTACCGCATTTTTAGGATCATCATCCCATTGA